The sequence below is a genomic window from Streptomyces sp. NBC_00289.
CCTCGACTTCTCCGTCGCCCGCGGCGAGGTGTGCGCGATCCTCGGACCCAACGGCGCGGGAAAGACCACGACGCTGCGCGCACTGTGCGGCATGGTTCGCGGCCGAGGCTCGATCACCTTGAACGGTACGGAACTGCTGGGCCGCTCGCCCGAGCAGGCCGCCCGGCTCGGCATGGCGCATGTGCCCGAGGGCCGGGGCACCTTCAACGACCTGAGCGTCGAAGAAAACCTGCGCATCGGCGCCCACCTGCGCACCGGACTCCGGCGGCGGAGCCGCGCCGAGCGTGCGGCCGTGGCGGCCGACCTGGAACGGATCTACGACTACTTCCCCAAACTGCGCCAGCGGTCGCGTCAGGCCGCCGGCAGCCTCAGCGGCGGGGAGCAGCAGATGCTCGCCATCGGCAGGGCGCTGATGCTGCGTCCCTCGCTGCTGCTCCTGGACGAGCCGTCCCTGGGGCTCGCGCCGCTGGTCACCCGTGAGCTGTTCGAGATCGTCCGTGCCGTCAACGAGGAGGAACGCACCACCGTGGTCGTCGTCGAGCAGAACGCCCAGCTCGCGCTGGACATCGCGCACCGGGCGCACGTACTGGAGGCCGGCCGCCTGGTGCTGTCCGGACCGGCTCAGCAGATCCGCGAGGACGGGCGGGTCGCCGAGGTGTACCTCGGTGTCTCCGTCCGCTCCCGGAAGGCCGGGTGAGCGCCGTGACCGATCTTCTCCAGCAAGTGGTGGAAGGGCTGGGCTCCGGCGCGGTGTACGCCAGCCTGGCGCTGGCCCTGGTGCTGATCCACCGGTTCACGGGGATCGTCAACTTCGCGCAGGGCGAGCTGGCCATGCTCTCCACGTACGTCGCCTGGCAGCTGGTGGCGTCCGGGATGCCGTTCTGGCTGGCGCTGCCGGTCACCCTCGCGGTGTCCTTCGCCGGCGGCATGCTGGTCGAGCGGATCGTCATCCGCCCCGTGCAGGACGCGCCCGAGCTGACCGTGGTCATCGTCACGGTCGGCCTGTTCATCTTCGTCAACGCGCTGGCCGGCCTGATCTGGTCGTTCACCGTGAAGGACTTCCCACAGCCGTTCCCCGACGGCGGGCTGGACCTGGCGGGGGTGCGCGTGGACTGGTCGACCTTCGGGATCGTCGCAGTGGTGGCCGTCGTGATGGGCCTGCTGTATCTGCTGTTCCAGCACACTTCCCTCGGCCTGGTGATGCGAGCGGTCGCCTGCAACCCGGCCTCCGCACGCCTGTCGGGCATCCCGGTGGGCCGAGTTCTGATGCTCGGCTGGGGGCTGGCCGCGATGGTCGGCGCCGTGTCGGGCGTGCTCGTCGCCCCGCTGCTGTTCCTGGAGCCCAACATGATGGGCGGAGTGCTGATCTACGCGTTCGCCGCGGCCACCCTCGGGGGCTTCGACAGCCCCGTGGGCGCGGTCGTCGGCGGCTTGTTCGTGGGAGTCGCCGAGACGCTGACCGGGGCGTACGTCGATGTCATCGGCGCCGATCTGAAGGTGGGCATTCCCCTGGTGATCATCCTGGCGGTGCTCCTTGTACGGCCCCAGGGCCTCTTCGGACGGGCGGCGGTGGAACGCGCATGACCACGATCACCGCAACACTCGGCACGGACCGCGCCCGGCGCCTGCGCGCCGCGCTCACCGTGCTGCTCGCGTCGGCGCTCGCCGTCGGCGCACCGTTCTACTTCGCCCCCTTCCAGGTCTTCCAGCTGACCATGGTGCTTCTGTACGCCGTGGCGCTGGCCGGTCTGAACCTGCTGGTCGGATTCGGCGGGCAGATCTCGCTCGGGCACGGCGCGTTCTTCGCGGCGGGTGCCTACACGGCGGCGGTCATGCTCGACCGGTACGACACCGGGCACCTGGCCACACTGCCGGTCGCGGCCGCCGGATGCTTCCTGCTGGGCCTCGGGTTCGGAGTGCCCGCGCTGCGGCTGCGCGGGCTGTACCTGGCCCTGGTCACCCTCTCGTTCGCGGTGTTCCTGCCGCCGCTGCTCAAGCGGCTGGAACCGGTGACGGGCGGCTCCATGGGCCTGACCGTGGACAAGCTGCAGCCACCCGCCTGGAGCGGGCTGGCCGAGGACCAGTGGATGTACTTCGTCGTCCTCGCCGTCACCGCGGTGGCCCTGCTGCTCGCCCGCAACCTGCTGCGCTCCCGGGTCGGCAGGGCACTGCTCGCCGCGCGGGACAACGAGAGCGCCGCCGAGGTCATGGGCGTACGTCTGTCGCTGCACAAGACCCTCGCCTTCGCGTGGAGCGCGATGTTCGCGGGTGTCGCCGGGTGTCTGTACACCTGGGTGATCGGCTTCGTCTCGCCCGACTCCTTCAGCTTCGTTCTGTCCATCATGCTGCTGGCCGGCCTGGTGGTCGGGGGGCTCGCCTCACTGTATGGGCCTCTGCTGGGGGCGGCGTTCGTGATGTACGTGCCGAGCGTGTCCCAGGACCTCAGCGAGGCGGCACCCGGAGTGGTGTTCGGCCTGCTGATCATCGCGGTGATGCTCGTGGCCCCGACGGGACTGGCCGGCCTGCCCGGCCGTGTCCGGGCCGCTGTCACCCGTCGCCCGACTCGCACCACCGCCGCCCCCGACCGGACGCCCGAGGCCGAATCCGGGCCTGAGGCCGAATCCGGGCCCGAGGCCGAATCCGGGCCTGAGGTCGAATCCGGGCGCGAGGTCCAATCCGGGCCTGATACGGAGCCGAAGTCCCAGGCCGCATCCGACCCCTCCGCGACCCTCACCCCCGCGGATCCCGCAGTTGTCGACGCCGAACCCGTGGGCGCACCGCCCCGCACGGAAAAGGAATGAATCACATGCGCAAGACCACCGCTCTGCGGGCGGCCGCGGCCGCTGCCGCCGTCCTGCTCACCGCGACCGCCTGCGGCAGCCAGCGAGGCAAGGACGACCAGGGCACCGCCGCCGGCGGTGCCTGCAAGGGCCAGCAGACCACCGGCATCACCGACACGACCATCAAACTGGGCGGGATCTACCCGCTGTCGGGACCGGCCTCCGCGTACGGCACGATCAGCAAGGGCGTGGCCGCCTACTTCACGTACGTCAACGCCCAGGGCGGCATAGACGGCCGCAAGGTCGAGTTCGCCGTCCGCGACGACGGCTACCAGCCGCCCAAGGCGGTCGAGGAGGCCCGCAGACTGGTCGAGCAGGAGAAGGTCTTCGCCGTGTTCCAGACCCTGGGCACCCCGTCCACGGCAGCCGTGTGGGACTACCTCAACAAGCAGAAGGTGCCGCAGCCCTTCGTCGCCACGGGCGCCTCCGTCTGGGGCACGGACGACAAGCACCCCTGGACCATCGGGTGGCAGCCCAACTACGTGGCCGAGGCACGGGTGTACGCCAAGTACCTCAAGGACGAGAAGCCGAAGGCCAAGGTCGCGGTCCTCTACCAGAACGACGACTTCGGCAAGGACCTGCTCGGCGGATTCAAGCAGGCCGTCGCCGGCAGCGGCATCAAGGTGGTCGCCAAGGAGAGCTACGAGGTCACCGCCCCCTCCGTCTCCGCACAGATGAACAACCTCGCCCGCTCCAAGGCGGACGTGCTGCTCAACATCACCACGCCCAAGTTCGGCAGCCAGGCCCTCGCCGCCGATGCCAAGAACACCAAGTGGAACCCGCTGCACATCGTGAACAACGTGGCCTCGTCCGCCGCCGTGCTCCAGCCCGTCGGGTTCAAGAACGTCCAGGGCGTGGTCTCGGCGACCTACTTCAAGGACCCTGCCGACCCGCAGTGGGCGAACGATCCCGAGATGAAGACGTACACCGACGCCATGCACAAGTACGCCCCCGACGCCGACCCGGCCAACCAGTTCAACGCCTATGGCTGGGCCGCCGCATCCAGCCTTCACCAGGCCCTGGACGCGATGAAGTGCCCGACCAGGGAAGGGCTGCGGGACGCGGTGCGTAACCTGGGGGACGTGAAGGTCGGCATGCTGCTGCCCGGGGTCACCTTGTCCACGGGCCATGACGACGCCTTCCCGCTCGAGACGATGCAGCTGATGCGGTTCAAGGGCGAGCGGTGGCAGCTGTTCGGCAAGCCGGTGGACACCCGCGAAGAGTTCGGCCCACTGGCGAAGTGAGCCGGCGGAGGCGGTCCCGGTCGTCGATGCCCTGACCCCTGGGGACCGCCTCCGCCCTGTCACCGGCGTCCGGAGCCTTGTGCGCATGCCGGTACGCCGACGACCGGAGCCCTGCCCGGCCCATCGGGGGACGTCTCTCCCGGGCGGATCCCCGCCCGGGATCACTCGACGTGGCACACCGTGCGCGCGTCGGCACCCTTGACCGCACAGCGTGGGGTGGAGGCGGTCGCTGTCGAGCGGGCCCGGAGGAGCCACACCGCGCGGGCTGTCCGCCGCGTCCGGGCCATCGCGCGCTGAGCGCCGCGCGAGCCTCCCGCCGTGGCACCCCGCCGCTCACCGGCTGATTCAGTAACCGGGCGGCTGAGCGTACGCGTCCAAGGCATGAGCTTGCGGGCGGCAGAATCTGCCTCAGGGAGGGCCCCGCCTCGAGTCGCTGATGAGCGGGCCGTCAGGCCTGCCGTGGCCCGACCCCTGCCCGCCACACCGTGCCACACGGTGGGCGAGGCCGCGGCCCCACCGGTTCAATAGGCTTACAGGGCATCTGCAGGTCGGCGTGCATCGCGGAGCGTCTGGCCACCGACCCGGACGCCGTCACGGTCACCGGCCGTGGCGGACCCGAGGCAGAACATCGGCGACCGAGGACAAGGTGGTGTCCAGCGGTGGAGAAGCGGATGACGGAGCTCAACGAAAGCCACGACGATCCCTTCGCCCTGCACCGCGCCGCTTTGGCGGTGCTCGACGACCGGGGAACCGTGATCGGATGGAACCGGCGGGCCCAGGAACTGCTCGGCTATCCGGACACAGCCGTGATCGGTCGCCCGGCGTCCGAGGTCCTTGTCGATCCCCGCGATCTGTCGGCTGTCAAGCAGGCCGCGGCGAGCTGCAGGAGAGCCGGCGGCTGGTGCGGGGTGCTCATGGTGCGGCATCGCGACGGGCGGCTCGTGGAGATGGGGCTCAGGGCCGATGCGCTCGCACGCGAGGGCCGCGTCCGCGAGTGGGTTCTCGCCGGGGCACTCGAGGCCGACGTCCTGGAGTGGCAGAGGGACCGCGCGGTCCTCGACGGGTTGTACCGCCGCTGCCCGATCGGCCTGGTCGTCCACAGCCCCGACATGAGGCTCCTCCGGGTCAACCGGGCCATCGAACGCTTCAGCGGCATCCCGGCAGCGGACTTTCGGGGGCTGCCCACCGGCTGCTTCCTCCTCCCCGATGACGCACGCAGGGCCGTGGACCGGGTGCGCCAGGTGATCGACACCGGAAGGCCGTCGGTCTACTCCGAGCAGTTCGTTCGCCTGGAGCAGGACCCCGCGCGAGAGCGGGTGGCGATGGTCTCGTCCTTCCCGATGGTCGATCCCTCCGGTCGCATTCTGGGT
It includes:
- a CDS encoding ABC transporter ATP-binding protein — its product is MSEPTTDRTEAAESAQPDFLEVCDLHAGYGQAHVLQGLDFSVARGEVCAILGPNGAGKTTTLRALCGMVRGRGSITLNGTELLGRSPEQAARLGMAHVPEGRGTFNDLSVEENLRIGAHLRTGLRRRSRAERAAVAADLERIYDYFPKLRQRSRQAAGSLSGGEQQMLAIGRALMLRPSLLLLDEPSLGLAPLVTRELFEIVRAVNEEERTTVVVVEQNAQLALDIAHRAHVLEAGRLVLSGPAQQIREDGRVAEVYLGVSVRSRKAG
- a CDS encoding branched-chain amino acid ABC transporter permease, whose protein sequence is MTDLLQQVVEGLGSGAVYASLALALVLIHRFTGIVNFAQGELAMLSTYVAWQLVASGMPFWLALPVTLAVSFAGGMLVERIVIRPVQDAPELTVVIVTVGLFIFVNALAGLIWSFTVKDFPQPFPDGGLDLAGVRVDWSTFGIVAVVAVVMGLLYLLFQHTSLGLVMRAVACNPASARLSGIPVGRVLMLGWGLAAMVGAVSGVLVAPLLFLEPNMMGGVLIYAFAAATLGGFDSPVGAVVGGLFVGVAETLTGAYVDVIGADLKVGIPLVIILAVLLVRPQGLFGRAAVERA
- a CDS encoding branched-chain amino acid ABC transporter permease, with product MTTITATLGTDRARRLRAALTVLLASALAVGAPFYFAPFQVFQLTMVLLYAVALAGLNLLVGFGGQISLGHGAFFAAGAYTAAVMLDRYDTGHLATLPVAAAGCFLLGLGFGVPALRLRGLYLALVTLSFAVFLPPLLKRLEPVTGGSMGLTVDKLQPPAWSGLAEDQWMYFVVLAVTAVALLLARNLLRSRVGRALLAARDNESAAEVMGVRLSLHKTLAFAWSAMFAGVAGCLYTWVIGFVSPDSFSFVLSIMLLAGLVVGGLASLYGPLLGAAFVMYVPSVSQDLSEAAPGVVFGLLIIAVMLVAPTGLAGLPGRVRAAVTRRPTRTTAAPDRTPEAESGPEAESGPEAESGPEVESGREVQSGPDTEPKSQAASDPSATLTPADPAVVDAEPVGAPPRTEKE
- a CDS encoding ABC transporter substrate-binding protein, whose protein sequence is MRKTTALRAAAAAAAVLLTATACGSQRGKDDQGTAAGGACKGQQTTGITDTTIKLGGIYPLSGPASAYGTISKGVAAYFTYVNAQGGIDGRKVEFAVRDDGYQPPKAVEEARRLVEQEKVFAVFQTLGTPSTAAVWDYLNKQKVPQPFVATGASVWGTDDKHPWTIGWQPNYVAEARVYAKYLKDEKPKAKVAVLYQNDDFGKDLLGGFKQAVAGSGIKVVAKESYEVTAPSVSAQMNNLARSKADVLLNITTPKFGSQALAADAKNTKWNPLHIVNNVASSAAVLQPVGFKNVQGVVSATYFKDPADPQWANDPEMKTYTDAMHKYAPDADPANQFNAYGWAAASSLHQALDAMKCPTREGLRDAVRNLGDVKVGMLLPGVTLSTGHDDAFPLETMQLMRFKGERWQLFGKPVDTREEFGPLAK